In Helianthus annuus cultivar XRQ/B chromosome 3, HanXRQr2.0-SUNRISE, whole genome shotgun sequence, a single window of DNA contains:
- the LOC110932428 gene encoding uncharacterized protein LOC110932428, which translates to MVGEKPSGSGKNDATDVNTPYYLSPSDLPKQMHVNEVLTDRNYSDWAKEMANFLLAKNKMGFVDRKIPKPEKAADIHMQWMRCDAMIIGWLTMAMDKDIMASVKYANASSEMWKQIMTTSDEGAKERKQIIY; encoded by the coding sequence ATGGTCGGAGAGAAACCCAGTGGCAGTGGCAAAAATGATGCCACTGACGTCAACACACCCTATTATCTATCCCCTTCCGATTTACCTAAACAAATGCACGTCAACGAAGTCTTAACCGACAGAAACTATAGCGATTGGGCCAAGGAGATGGCTAACTTTCTGCTTGCGAAGAACAAGATGGGATTCGTGGACCGGAAGATTCCTAAACCCGAAAAGGCGGCGGATATCCATATGCAGTGGATGCGTTGTGACGCCATGATCATCGGATGGCTCACGATGGCGATGGATAAAGACATCATGGCTAGCGTAAAATACGCTAACGCCTCCTCTGAAATGTGGAAACAAATCATGACAACGAGTGATGAAGGAGCAAAAGAGAGAAAACAAATCATATATTAG